Proteins encoded within one genomic window of Lysinibacillus sphaericus:
- the argF gene encoding ornithine carbamoyltransferase: MKLLEEVQLKLVSSLKGKDLLTLLDYTSEEVQQLVALSSQLKIITKEGKCPKLLEGKTLGMIFEKHSTRTRISFEVGMEQLGGKGMFMHARDLQIGRGESIYDTAHVLSGYLDGIMIRANSHAMVKELAEHATIPVINGLTDIYHPCQALADLETIFENKGELQGLKIAYVGDGNNVAHSLVVASAHVGMHVAVATPVGYECDAEVIAKAQKIAEKNGSTITITNDPVTAVQDADVVYADVWTSMGQEEEAAKRLQDFAGYQINDELVAHAKPDYMFLHCLPAHREEEVATSVIDGPNSYIFEQAENRLHAQKAVLASIMA; this comes from the coding sequence ATGAAATTATTAGAAGAGGTACAGTTAAAGTTAGTGTCAAGCTTAAAAGGGAAAGACTTACTAACTTTGCTAGACTATACAAGTGAAGAAGTTCAACAGTTAGTTGCACTATCGTCTCAACTAAAAATAATTACAAAAGAAGGTAAATGTCCGAAATTACTTGAAGGTAAAACACTCGGAATGATTTTTGAAAAACATTCAACGCGTACTCGTATTTCATTTGAAGTAGGCATGGAACAATTGGGCGGTAAAGGTATGTTTATGCATGCGCGTGATTTGCAGATTGGACGCGGTGAATCAATTTATGATACTGCACATGTGTTATCAGGTTATTTAGATGGCATTATGATTCGTGCAAACTCTCATGCAATGGTTAAAGAACTAGCCGAGCATGCTACGATTCCTGTTATTAATGGTTTAACGGATATTTATCATCCTTGTCAGGCATTAGCAGATTTAGAAACAATCTTTGAAAATAAAGGTGAATTACAAGGTCTTAAAATTGCCTATGTTGGAGATGGCAACAATGTAGCACACTCATTAGTAGTTGCTTCTGCACATGTAGGGATGCATGTAGCTGTTGCAACGCCTGTTGGCTATGAATGCGATGCGGAAGTTATCGCAAAAGCACAAAAGATTGCAGAGAAAAACGGTAGTACCATTACGATTACAAATGATCCTGTAACAGCAGTCCAAGATGCAGATGTGGTATACGCAGATGTTTGGACATCAATGGGGCAAGAAGAGGAAGCTGCAAAACGTTTACAAGATTTTGCTGGTTATCAAATCAACGATGAACTTGTTGCACATGCAAAGCCAGACTATATGTTCTTACATTGCTTACCAGCTCATCGCGAAGAAGAAGTGGCAACATCAGTTATAGATGGCCCTAATTCTTACATCTTTGAGCAAGCAGAAAATAGACTTCATGCTCAAAAAGCTGTTCTAGCTTCTATTATGGCTTAA
- a CDS encoding DUF2975 domain-containing protein, translating into MYFLVLYNNAYKLLLDIARNKTCSEVSVKALKVIKFCAIVISAFVVAGILVVAIFIKGDRVELLAFECHHNLRFSQTLV; encoded by the coding sequence ATGTATTTTCTAGTGCTTTATAATAATGCATATAAGCTGTTGCTTGACATTGCTAGGAACAAGACATGTTCAGAAGTATCAGTTAAGGCTTTAAAAGTAATCAAGTTCTGTGCTATTGTTATCAGTGCTTTTGTTGTAGCGGGAATTCTCGTTGTTGCGATTTTTATTAAAGGTGATAGAGTGGAACTGCTGGCATTCGAGTGTCATCACAATCTGAGGTTTTCCCAAACACTTGTATAA
- a CDS encoding dUTP diphosphatase — MNLQQLFTMQKELDDFIAKTQNIEHDVFKEKGLALMVELAELANETRCFKFWSTKGPSAREVILEEYVDSIHFILSLGLLKGYTAIEKWPVVEEKRDLTETFLMTQNYILTFISHPTEHSYAAIWQCYGLLAYNLGFTFEDVVSAYIEKNEENYNRQRSGY; from the coding sequence ATGAACTTACAACAATTATTTACGATGCAAAAAGAACTTGATGATTTTATTGCAAAAACACAAAATATTGAACACGATGTCTTTAAAGAGAAAGGCTTGGCGTTAATGGTTGAGCTTGCGGAGCTTGCCAATGAAACACGTTGCTTTAAGTTTTGGAGTACGAAAGGACCATCAGCGCGCGAAGTAATTTTAGAGGAGTATGTGGATTCAATTCACTTTATTTTATCGCTAGGGCTACTTAAAGGCTATACGGCTATAGAAAAATGGCCAGTTGTGGAAGAGAAGCGTGATTTAACTGAGACATTTTTAATGACACAAAACTATATATTAACATTTATAAGCCACCCAACAGAGCATAGTTATGCAGCAATTTGGCAATGCTATGGGTTACTTGCATATAACCTCGGTTTTACATTTGAGGATGTTGTGTCAGCGTATATTGAAAAAAACGAAGAAAATTATAATCGCCAACGAAGTGGCTATTAA
- a CDS encoding DUF1294 domain-containing protein: MAQALLAYMAIVSVVLLVMMGMDKSRAKKHEWRIAERTLFTLAIAGGAVGGVLGMYLFRHKTRHNSFAFGFPLIAAIQIFIIVQLWSSSL; the protein is encoded by the coding sequence ATGGCTCAAGCTTTACTTGCCTATATGGCAATTGTTTCAGTTGTATTGCTTGTTATGATGGGCATGGATAAATCGCGCGCAAAAAAGCATGAGTGGCGCATTGCGGAACGTACGTTGTTTACCTTGGCAATTGCAGGAGGGGCTGTTGGTGGCGTATTAGGTATGTATTTATTCCGTCATAAAACACGCCATAACAGTTTTGCGTTTGGCTTTCCATTGATTGCAGCAATTCAAATTTTTATAATCGTGCAATTATGGAGTAGCTCATTATAA
- a CDS encoding LysR family transcriptional regulator has protein sequence MNIDHIEAFLYVVHYKSIHKAANALFLSQPTVTARIKSLERELNVELFYRDARSVILSEKGKDFLPFATQIVQTFQQGKKQLQETQTINEVCIGTNGVTAQYFLAYALPKWKESFPHMRFQIITGPTTILLEKLQSHQIDIGFMQYVHRQGVCNELLLSNAVKLVMHRDHTLTQGVVLKAKELAQQKMVFFECGAFDWNYVHKMFEVEGVSANIEVRTDHLEVAKAFIRTKGYMSFLPHLCVKNELESGEFVEIDVKHLLDMNQHIFLTYLKKDTLEPAFWDNILNTAIQFENTQTFS, from the coding sequence TTGAACATTGATCATATCGAGGCATTTTTATATGTTGTCCATTATAAAAGCATTCATAAGGCTGCCAATGCATTGTTTTTATCACAGCCAACAGTTACAGCTCGTATCAAATCATTGGAACGTGAGTTAAACGTTGAATTATTTTATCGCGATGCAAGAAGTGTCATTTTATCAGAGAAAGGAAAAGATTTTTTACCATTTGCCACACAGATTGTGCAAACATTTCAGCAAGGGAAAAAGCAATTGCAGGAAACGCAAACAATAAATGAAGTATGTATTGGCACGAACGGTGTGACAGCCCAATATTTTTTGGCATATGCCTTACCTAAATGGAAGGAAAGCTTTCCTCACATGCGCTTTCAAATCATCACAGGTCCTACAACAATCCTGTTAGAAAAATTACAGAGTCACCAAATTGATATAGGGTTTATGCAATATGTGCATCGACAAGGAGTATGCAATGAGTTGTTATTAAGCAATGCAGTAAAGCTCGTTATGCATCGGGACCATACTTTGACACAAGGAGTCGTTTTAAAGGCAAAAGAATTAGCGCAGCAAAAAATGGTGTTTTTTGAATGTGGCGCATTTGATTGGAACTATGTCCATAAAATGTTCGAGGTAGAAGGCGTATCGGCAAATATTGAAGTGCGAACAGACCATTTAGAAGTAGCGAAGGCATTTATTCGAACGAAAGGTTATATGAGCTTTTTGCCACATCTATGTGTGAAAAACGAGCTTGAAAGCGGCGAGTTTGTTGAGATTGATGTGAAGCATTTACTCGATATGAACCAGCATATTTTTTTAACTTATTTGAAGAAAGATACACTGGAACCTGCTTTTTGGGACAATATTCTAAATACAGCTATTCAGTTTGAAAATACCCAAACATTTTCATGA
- the rplT gene encoding 50S ribosomal protein L20, whose translation MPRVKGGTVTRKRRKKVLKLAKGYYGSKHTLYKVANQAVMKSGQYAYRDRRQKKRDFRKLWITRINAAARMNGLSYSRLMHGLKVAGIEVNRKMLADLAVTDAAAFTQLAEAAKKAVAK comes from the coding sequence ATGCCACGCGTAAAAGGCGGAACAGTGACGCGCAAACGTCGTAAAAAAGTATTGAAATTAGCTAAAGGTTACTATGGTTCTAAACATACATTATATAAAGTTGCTAACCAAGCAGTAATGAAATCAGGTCAATATGCATACCGTGACCGTCGTCAGAAAAAACGTGATTTCCGTAAATTATGGATCACTCGTATCAACGCAGCTGCTCGCATGAACGGTCTTTCTTACAGCCGTTTAATGCACGGTTTAAAAGTTGCTGGTATCGAAGTTAACCGTAAAATGTTAGCTGACTTAGCTGTAACAGATGCTGCAGCATTCACACAATTAGCAGAAGCTGCTAAAAAAGCAGTAGCGAAATAA
- a CDS encoding LLM class flavin-dependent oxidoreductase, with product MVRQDKIRFGAIIHGVGGNISSWRHPKVASNQSVSLPFYIQQAQKAEQGKFDVAFIADGLFINEKSIPHFLNRFEPLTLLSALAVSTNHIGLVGTVSTSYSEPFTVARQLASLDHISNGRAGWNVVTTPLESTALNYNKTIDQHPSHAERYQIAEEYLEVTKGLWDSWDDDAFIADVENDVFFDPAKLHTLQHKGKYFSVQGPLNIARSKQGQPVIFQAGSSDAGIRLAAKDADAIFTHGASLEEAQKFYKRVKTAVAEVGRNPDEVKIFPGISPIIGDTIEEAEAKYQEIVELVSIERALAYLGRYFDHHDFTQYDVDALFPELGDIGANSFRSTTDYIKTYAKEEGLTLRQVALREATPKTTFFGTAERIADLVQEWFEKEAADGFIVAVTVPDALDDFVDKVVPILQSRGLYREQYEADTLRGNLGLPFKESRYVTQSV from the coding sequence ATGGTGAGACAGGATAAAATTCGATTTGGGGCGATTATTCATGGTGTAGGTGGCAATATTTCGAGCTGGCGACACCCAAAAGTAGCAAGCAATCAAAGTGTTAGCTTGCCGTTTTATATACAACAAGCACAGAAGGCGGAACAAGGGAAGTTTGATGTAGCTTTTATTGCAGATGGTTTATTTATTAATGAAAAGTCAATCCCTCATTTTTTAAATCGTTTTGAGCCGTTAACGTTATTATCGGCACTAGCAGTTTCAACAAATCACATCGGACTTGTAGGAACGGTATCCACTTCATATAGTGAACCATTTACGGTAGCACGACAATTGGCATCACTCGATCATATTAGCAATGGGCGAGCAGGTTGGAATGTGGTGACGACGCCATTAGAGAGCACGGCGTTAAATTATAATAAAACGATTGACCAGCATCCTAGTCATGCAGAACGTTACCAAATTGCTGAGGAATACTTAGAGGTGACAAAGGGACTTTGGGACTCATGGGATGATGATGCTTTTATAGCAGATGTGGAAAATGACGTATTTTTCGATCCAGCAAAGCTACACACCTTACAACATAAGGGGAAATACTTTTCGGTACAAGGCCCGCTTAATATTGCGCGCTCAAAACAAGGGCAACCTGTTATTTTCCAAGCAGGGTCCTCGGATGCAGGTATCCGCTTAGCCGCAAAGGATGCGGATGCCATATTTACGCATGGTGCATCACTCGAAGAAGCACAGAAGTTTTATAAAAGAGTAAAAACGGCGGTTGCAGAAGTTGGACGAAATCCTGATGAAGTGAAGATTTTCCCAGGAATATCACCTATTATCGGAGACACAATCGAAGAAGCCGAGGCAAAGTATCAGGAAATAGTAGAGCTTGTTTCCATTGAACGTGCACTTGCCTATCTTGGTCGTTATTTTGATCATCATGATTTTACTCAGTATGATGTGGATGCATTATTCCCAGAGCTAGGTGACATTGGAGCAAATAGCTTCCGTAGCACGACAGATTATATTAAAACCTATGCTAAAGAAGAAGGGCTCACACTTCGTCAAGTAGCATTACGTGAAGCTACACCGAAAACGACATTTTTTGGTACTGCTGAACGCATTGCGGATTTAGTACAGGAATGGTTTGAAAAAGAAGCAGCGGATGGCTTTATTGTAGCTGTAACAGTGCCTGATGCACTTGATGATTTTGTCGATAAAGTTGTACCCATCTTGCAGTCACGAGGTCTATACAGAGAGCAATATGAGGCAGATACATTGCGAGGTAATTTAGGATTACCATTTAAAGAAAGTCGTTATGTCACACAGTCTGTTTGA
- a CDS encoding M42 family metallopeptidase: MTQLDSTLQMFKDLTDANGIAGNERAPREVMKKYIAPYADAVETDHLGSVIAKKVGDENGPKIMVAGHLDEVGFMVTQIDDKGFIKFQTVGGWWSQVMLAQRVTITTRKGEEIIGVIGSKPPHILPADVRNKVVDIKDMFIDVGAASKEEVLEWGVCPGDMVTPYFEFNVMKNEKYLLAKAWDNRIGCAIAIDVMKALKDEKHPNILYSVGNVQEEVGLRGAKTATHKIQPDIGFAVDVGVAGDTPGVTPKESTSKMGAGPQIVVYDASMVSHRGLREFVLDVADENNIPYQFEAMAGGGTDAGSIHVTANGVPALSIGIATRYIHSHAGILHRDDYDNAVKLMVEVIKKLDRDAVNKITFD; this comes from the coding sequence ATGACACAACTAGATTCAACTTTGCAAATGTTTAAAGATTTAACAGATGCGAACGGCATTGCAGGTAACGAGCGTGCACCACGCGAAGTTATGAAAAAATACATCGCACCATACGCAGATGCTGTAGAAACAGATCATTTAGGGAGCGTCATCGCTAAAAAAGTAGGCGATGAAAACGGCCCTAAAATTATGGTAGCAGGCCATTTAGATGAAGTAGGCTTTATGGTCACTCAAATCGATGATAAAGGATTCATCAAATTCCAAACAGTGGGTGGTTGGTGGAGCCAAGTAATGCTTGCGCAACGCGTGACAATTACGACACGCAAAGGTGAAGAAATTATTGGGGTAATCGGTTCTAAACCACCTCATATTTTACCAGCCGATGTACGTAACAAAGTAGTAGACATTAAAGATATGTTTATCGACGTGGGTGCTGCTTCTAAAGAAGAAGTACTTGAATGGGGAGTATGTCCTGGTGACATGGTAACACCTTATTTCGAATTCAATGTAATGAAAAATGAGAAGTATTTATTAGCAAAAGCATGGGATAACCGTATTGGCTGTGCGATTGCCATTGATGTCATGAAGGCATTAAAAGATGAAAAACATCCAAATATCCTATATTCTGTAGGGAACGTACAAGAAGAAGTAGGTCTTCGTGGTGCGAAAACAGCAACTCATAAAATTCAACCAGATATCGGTTTTGCTGTTGATGTTGGTGTTGCAGGTGATACACCAGGGGTAACACCGAAAGAATCGACTAGTAAAATGGGTGCAGGTCCACAAATCGTTGTCTACGATGCATCTATGGTTTCACACCGTGGTTTACGTGAATTTGTTTTAGATGTGGCGGATGAAAACAACATTCCATATCAATTTGAAGCAATGGCTGGTGGCGGCACAGACGCTGGTTCTATCCATGTTACAGCTAATGGTGTACCTGCTTTATCAATCGGTATTGCGACACGTTATATCCACTCACACGCAGGGATTTTACACCGTGATGACTACGATAACGCTGTGAAGTTAATGGTTGAAGTGATCAAAAAATTAGACCGCGATGCAGTAAACAAAATAACATTTGATTAA
- the rpmI gene encoding 50S ribosomal protein L35, whose product MPKMKTHRGAAKRFKKTGSGKLKYDRAYGSHLFANKSTKQKRHLRKGKVVSSGDFKRIKSLLVYMK is encoded by the coding sequence ATGCCAAAAATGAAAACTCACCGTGGAGCTGCGAAACGTTTCAAAAAAACGGGTTCAGGTAAATTAAAATATGACCGTGCTTACGGAAGCCACTTATTCGCAAACAAATCTACGAAACAAAAACGTCACCTACGTAAAGGTAAAGTTGTATCATCTGGTGACTTCAAACGCATCAAATCATTACTTGTTTACATGAAATGA
- a CDS encoding DUF2975 domain-containing protein: MKIATTLFLKIAVILMAIPVLALCILLVPELGTLSEKLLPAFSSIQYIVSIILYASSIPFYFALYQAFQLLRYIDQNKAFSELSVKSLKKIKYCAIIISSLHVLILPLFYLFAEKDDAPGVIFVGLLVPFASMVIAVFAAVLQRLLQEAVEIKSENDLVV, translated from the coding sequence ATGAAAATAGCAACAACTTTGTTTTTAAAAATAGCGGTCATACTAATGGCTATCCCAGTTTTAGCACTGTGTATTTTGCTGGTACCGGAACTAGGGACGCTTTCAGAAAAGTTATTACCTGCGTTTTCTTCAATACAATATATCGTATCGATTATTTTGTATGCATCTTCCATCCCGTTTTACTTTGCTTTATATCAGGCTTTTCAACTATTACGCTACATTGATCAAAACAAAGCCTTCTCGGAACTTTCTGTAAAATCTTTAAAGAAGATTAAATATTGTGCCATTATCATTAGTAGTTTACATGTCCTGATTTTGCCACTTTTTTACCTTTTTGCTGAGAAAGACGATGCACCAGGTGTGATTTTTGTTGGATTGCTTGTACCATTTGCCTCTATGGTGATAGCAGTATTTGCTGCTGTTCTTCAACGACTTTTACAAGAAGCGGTCGAAATTAAATCCGAAAACGACTTAGTTGTTTGA
- a CDS encoding helix-turn-helix domain-containing protein, with translation MAIIINIDVMLAKRKMSVTELSEKVGITMANLSILKNGKAKAIRLTTLESICKALDCQPGDILEYRSDAEE, from the coding sequence ATGGCGATTATTATTAACATCGATGTGATGTTAGCTAAACGAAAAATGAGCGTAACAGAGCTTTCGGAAAAGGTTGGCATAACAATGGCGAATCTTTCTATTTTAAAAAATGGAAAGGCAAAAGCAATTCGATTAACTACTTTAGAGTCGATTTGCAAGGCGTTAGACTGTCAGCCTGGCGATATTTTAGAATATCGAAGTGATGCCGAAGAGTAG